One Ostrea edulis chromosome 6, xbOstEdul1.1, whole genome shotgun sequence genomic window, gtacttaatatCGCGAAATGACTCATGAACGTCAAATCGCAAGAAAATGAATTTGtgagtgctctgttgatcaagtgtttttgcacgtatattttagcaatataaaaataaaagtgagaAATTTTTTTTGCGAATGATgtttctcgcgaaattacgcgataataaattcctcccatatatttaggaattttcAGTATAGAATACACATGCAATACCCTTGCAGaaaaatttcagataaattcAAAGTCATACGCATATACTTatcataaaaagaaataatagaaataagaaatgacAATCATATTAAACCAAAGAAGCAGGTACAGTTTCTatagtcatctggcccaaaaaatggatgatttcagtaggagtTCCAAAATTTGGCATtcaaataagaaatatataagcaAACCCAAACTATGTTTAATTTGTTCTAAAATTGCTTTTGTGTTTATACAACATGAGcatgaagttggcataaaactgcaaaaatgccaaaattaatgaaaaaaaatcataaattcaggtggttttactttcagaaaacatacagcccatgctTTGAgcaaattcttattcaaatacatttttcatcttctatTATActtgatatacagtaaaatatctgtatctcgaatatggtttatctcgaatacctcGCTTGAGTCaaagtcgaccgccggtcccggccgATTTCCCTatatgaataattaaaaaaaacttctgatatttcgaacacggtaatctcgaacaCCCCGCTTATgttgaagtattttcaaggtcccatactctaaattcacctggtttatctcgaagtgcagtcgaTTATCTgatctgcttaccatacctggcatcattaagtcacacattcacacccaCAGCTAcgtcaattataattaatgaccgctaatccacgatcgccttttccgagtagaACCAGGTCGCGATGAATGATTCAACAGCTTAgatgattagtgaagccttccaacaatacggctaaagttcaccgccaattatgaactaacacccAATTCTAGGGATGGTGTTGTGAATGACacacgctctatcattaacatgtgggttagataaacgcacaaaatcggcaaagtacgcttgaaggtaatgctcttaataacgaTTATGCATTTAATAAcacacgcttcatcattaaaactagtacagagaaaacacgaaaatttatttaataaacatttaaaagttttttttaaatctgtctTTTCGTTTTTGTTTCCTTTCATTACAATGCAATAACTGCATCTCAGTCTAGCCTGGACATCTTAAAGtcacgatcatcttaattttgaaacacaatgtcaattcaattggatgtttatataatattatattaaaaaaagcccaccgaaatgtttgtctttgaaattccacaatattaatttatcaacttctattaaactataagaaacagcaacggggttgttgtttataatgcaaaccccatactatgcatcaaatatcctccttcaaaaatatatccaagatcgattttggatatctcgaacccctggatatctcgaagttttttcgaggtccctcggacttcgagatagagatattttactgtatatcaatttcattttgctcaacagatgggcacaccttttcctaagcaataacctggatgaaatttaacagtaATCAAGCTCTTTTGAAAAAAGATGGGTAAGTCTTATTTGTAATGTAATAATGCTATCAGATAAGCAACAACTTTGATTTACGTTGTGATAGAATACTTTATATATTTATCTTAcataaaacacagatcaagcttaaTTTAGAACACATTTACAACAGGGAATTTttggggcctttttatgtacacaaccgtaccttgttctttaaacaaaatattttatttataactaTTATAACAGTAGAGGGAATAAGGAAAACTACCTGTGAAGATCTTCCATTTTTGTAATTGACTCCATAGCCTTTTTGTTAAGTTTTTCTTCTAGAAGTTCCATAATCAAAGAAGGCAGGACTTTGGAAGCCTGACCTACAAAACGGAAAACAATTAGGAGATTCCAAGAGACACAAGTTACGTACAGGTAGAGGCAGAGCCGTGGCTCTCAGACAAGGAATGCTAAATATACTAAATATCAAAGTCTATTACAGTAACAAAGTCTGACAgatagacagactgacagacagatgaTGGACTTAGTAATTCCTTTATGTCATTATGTTTTGCAggcaaaacacacacacacacacacaccctcccccCAGTTTTTATGTTTAATGGAGAATTTCATTAATAAACTTACTCTCTGGTATGTATGTTTTACAACCATTTGCTGGACAGGAAATCTgggtctgaaaaaaaaataccacagttccatattgtaaatttattgttatcaaaatttTAGGTGGATACAATTGCAACATGTCTACTCAATTCCTGATGTTAACTTTGAATTTTCCAGATCTGAATGTTGCTATAGAAACAACAAACAATAATCTTTAAATCATCACAAAACTTCTCAATGTAACATGGAATACTGTATATTAAGTCAAATCACAAAACTTCTCAATGTAACATGGAACAATAAAGTCACTGTATAAGCCaaatttttagcgagacacaaatttagtgGTTTCCCCATAAAAATGGGATATATATTAGTGAGAGCTAATTCTAGTGACTTTACACAGTGATTCCAAGGAAGATAACTATTACCTCCAATAaggaataaattgttagtgaTACTTAATTCTAGTGATCTCAAAATTAAATTCTCACAACAAATTCTTCTCATATACAGTATagcaaatgttttgaaaatctgTATCATGATGTCATCTGCTACTGTCCTGTGGATCGGCTCTGTAGCAAGTcagtatgtacagtatatactatttttacaactaacatatatgaaaatgttcccAGTGCCTATTCGTAATGTTTGAGTTAAGTATAAAGTTGATTGGCTGAATTAAAGAGAAAAGCGTATAGAGTATAATGATGTAGGCTGTTGACAACTTCCTGGATGTATTACCTCTTGATtgtcaagggagataactcttttGACCTGTCTTTCAACGCATGTTTTACACACGAGATGGGTGTCACAACACTGACTGATTGTGACAGTGTCGTGACTTGATCCACAAGCATCACACTTCAGCTGAGAAGAGGACACTTCTGcaataaaacaaaagaatgcTTTTGGCACCAAGTATCAAACAATGTACAAAATTTTCATTGGTCTATGAATTTGTTTTGTTGGTAAGTTATATTTCATAAGATGGTTTATGGTGTGACTGTTGAGACGAAAAAAGACCAATAACACCTTACTTTAGATATTCAATCCACTTATCCATTTAACTCCGGAAGTAAAATGAAGTTGAtgttaacattacatgtatattgtgacaTTATATTCAAttctctctttcaaatcaagcaATTATCAACAGCAACAAAGCATGCAAAGGTATGAGAAGAGTTGACTGGTTGTGAAAACAGTATATGCTGTTATGTACTTGTTACCTCCAGGCTTCTATAACTACAGCTAAACATACACACATTGTGACAATGACAGTTTGATATGTCAGATTGCTGACAGCAGACGATGTCAAGTTTCCGTCAGTCACAGAAAGAGATAAATAATCAAAAGTGAATAATTATATTTAGATAGAAATTGAAGGATGATGGTTTATTGGAAACACAAATAAAATTAACACACCATAATAATCGTGAATTTAATTCATCTTGATGATGCTTCCAGTAAgttgatatgtacatgtatctggggATGACTTGGCGAAAAATTGGTGTATCACAACACCATATATTTCAAAGTGCTCTATTTATAGCAATAGCAGAGCCTTTAAAAGTGATACTTGCAATACACCATCCATGatgcgaaaaaaaaaattcagaccAGGAGAAAGTTACATAATTCACAAGGTGTCCATAGAATGAATTTTTGGCAGGAAAACACGATAGTTAATTCCACAGTGACGGCTACATTTTTTACAGAGCATTTTGGGTAATTCCAATAATATTTTGGTTGATGAGTAGCAAATCATGTCTCAGtttaaacaatttaaattaaaaagtcCTTATAAATTTCATTGTCCAGTTATTTATCTCTCTCTTCTACTTGCCTGAGAAGCTGACAGGATGTTTGTCTATCACCGGAACAATGCCATCATCCTGACTGTGTGACACATTAATGTCGTCAAATTCACAGGTCCCTAAATCCATCATATTAACATCGGAATCCGGATACAAGACCTGTAAAGATTCAAAGATCAAAATACACTTCCAAGTTTACTCGATGGATTTATGTAGCAACTGACAAGTAATGCAAATTCTTCACAATACTCTTCATTGTATGATTCTCTGAATGAGTAAAACTGGCAAATCGACATGTCTGGGCAGCTGTTCAGGTTTGTAACACTGACAAATTAGTAGTATGAGCTGCCTAGCTTTGTAACGCTGACAAATTAGCGGTACAAGCTGACAAATTAACAGTATAAGCTGACTAGCTTTGTAACACTGACAAATTTGCAGTATAAGCTGCCAAGCTTTGTAACACtgacaaacaagaggtactgtgagcaatgctcactaagaataccccccgcttaccccaatctcccaaacggtgttggtaataggaacacagcatctccatgcgatgaaaaaagccgttaaagaatttaaatggaaaccatattgctacttcgatgtccagtgcgcttgacctttgaccttttgaccccaaaatcgatagggaacatcttcatcccatgggtagtccatatgtatgatatggtgactgtaggtggaaaggataatgctttagagcccggaaaccatattgctacttcaatgtccagtgcgcttgacctttgaccccaaaatcgatagggaacatcttcatcccatgggtagtccatatatatgatatggtgacggtaggtggaaaggataatgctttagagcccggaaaccattgcgtctacagacggatggacagacagacggacaacccgattccagtataccccccacaacttgttgcaggAGGTATAATTAGCAGTATAAGCTGCCAAGCTTTGTAACACTACAAATTAGCGATATAAGCTGCCTAGCATTGTAACACTGACCTGCTGAGATTTTTTGGCCAGTGCTTTTCCTTTGTTGCTTGAGGCTGATGATCCTTTTCTCCACTTTATCCCTCGTACACATTTCGGGCGCAAATCTTCAGAATGTCCCGAGGCTGTTGATGACTCGGactctgaagaaaaaaatggatTTATTAGGAATGGCTATAACAACGGTTCTGTAAGTGGTCAATTCATTGCTATAATGGTAGTTCACAACAAAACAACATTCTTTTCACAAATCTGTCAAAGAtaatatgaaattttttttatgtaaaatgtTCGTCAATAAAAATCTGTACAAAGGGCTTTATAATTAAACATGACAAGTCTATTCAGCCATTCAGATTTAGCTCATTAACTGAGCTCATTCACTAGCCTTGTCTCTGCAGATTTGGTCGAGGATTTCCCAAGGCAGCTTGTATGTCTTGTGATGATGGGTTGTTTTTCAGGGAGGGCGAGGAATTCTATGAAATagatatactatatatatatcatattgatataaaaaaaaacaccacatacTGTGGTTACAATCAATTCTAATTGGTTAGATAaacatggttttaaaaacatcaaatGAAATGATGTTGCTATCGTACACATATGATAAACATTCACATCATAATGCATCCCTCTGCAAATGATGTGCTTGCATTTTCTTGTAGTGTTTGAGATACTGAAATATGAAATTTGTTGAGTAACCTGATCAATAAAATTCAACTTTCATCATGTTAAAAAATGCTATGATCCTCTGTACATGTATCCCTATAAATCATACAAAATATGTAACAGTGTCGTGTCGTAGAAGGAGCCATTACAGGAAAAGTATTGCTTGAGCAGTAcactcagaatgcttgtttgaaTCCAGAAATCATCAGTCTAGAGTACTGTAACCTGCAGAGATGCATGTAAAAAATGTTCTTATCAACAATATTCTTAGTACTTGCCCTGGTAAACACTTTGTGTAATATAGAATTTAGGGAAAAAACGTCTCCATTTGAAGAAATTTAATACACAAAGATTTGTCAAATGTTCAGTACAGCTCTCTCGCAAGTTGTCAGAGAATTACAAAGCATGACCAGATATTGGGTTTTCAGATCCCCATACTGACCGTTCCTCGTGGGATCACTGTTCAGATCCCCATAATGACCATACCCAGTGGGATCATTGTTTTGATATGGATCAAAGGTAAAATGTACACCTATCATTTACAAGGCTCCATCACCAGGAGAAAAGAAAAAGGAAACAATTGGGAATCCCACCACACAAAAGGTCATGAATAATTCTCTGAATGGTACTGTATACagggacaccccccccccccccccccccccatttaatTCTATGCCCTTTCTCCCTTATTGTCAGTAAACAAATTGAAGATTGGACAAAACTGATTTCCCTCTTTTAACACAATTGTGTCTGGGCGAATTTAAAATGAGGTAAAACTATCTGCAAGTgtagaaaggtgaaaataataccgagcaaagctcggacgggccgaagagattatctctttttcttttgctgattttgacttttttcttttacatacgtgttacctttagagccttgcttcacCTTGCTTCGCGGATGGGCCtttggcccgtccgagctttgctcggtataaactcctttaatattgagatgttacagggtgtttagcgcaacaaaaatttcattaaaaataaatatttttaaatgaatcataatctaccctACTTAatggaattatgattaccacttgggacagtctgattaaaatcagaccccatactcattATCATATCGTTGGGTGTATATatgagtatggggtctgattttaatcagactgcacttgggacactccaatgaccattacatgcttcgctcggtccaacggtcacaccgtatacatattatggGACAAAAGCAACCGTGTATACAGTAATCCATGCTTGTGAAATTTGCGTCTTTAATATATTTAACAGTGCTTGCAGAAACAGCTAGAGCCATTATTTCAGTGAACACAGAATATATTATGcatcaatatgtatgaaaattatCTTTTCACCTGTGTTGTAAGAATGGATTCAATCACTCTCTCAAGGATACcatcttcatttattttttgtaagtCAGAGAAAATTTTGTGTATCCTGTCTTCATCAATATCTGGAAACATCTCtttctgaaaaaagaaaattacaagaTAGATGAATTCCATTTATTCAATCGGCTGTTCAGAAATAATGAGAATACACAATGGGTCTACACACTTGCAGTATTTTACAGAAATTGAATAGCGCCGGTACAGAACAGTAAGTACATACCACCAATGTTAAATCTTCTCTTGGGATTGTGGTTTTCTTGGATTGATCTTCCTTTGGTAGAGAACTCTCTTGTTTGCATACCTCACCACCACTGTTGTCGTGTCCATACTTCTCCTCGCTGCTCCTCCCCCTCTTTACATCTACCTCACTCCCTTTCCCTTTAGACACTTTTGGTGAAAGCTTAAAGATTTTAGATAAGTTACATTTGTCAAATGCACTGTCATCAGAGGAGTCCGAATAGTCTGAGTGTCTCTTTCTAGACGTTCCCGTTTCTTGGGTCTGCACATCCTCTTTCGTGTCTTTGACCAGGAAGGATTTTCCAGGCTGAAGCAATGTCTCACACTTATTACAGTTTTTCTCAGGGGAAATTTCAATCACATTATCATAACCTTTTGAGTCAGAATCTGAATTATAATTCCGATCATGATCAGTGTTTGTTATAATTTGTTTTCTGTGCAGGACAGGTGAGGATAACTCATCTATGATTTCATCATAATCTACCAGCTCCTCCATGTCAATGACTGAGCTACAAGACACAAGGGGCTTGGAATGTTTCACATCACTGGAGTCGGTGTCTAATGAACCGTGGAATGTTTTAGACCGAGTAAGCGCGTGGTTGGAACTAGTGGACATGTGATCAGACCCAGTGGGCGTATCACACAAGTCTAAGTTGTCCTCCTCATGGGACATCTCAAGCACTGTGCCTCTGTAAAATCAACAAATCATTGATAATTCTTTTCAACCAAAAATCTAGTTTTACTTTGTACATACAATGGTCAAGTTAATTAATAATCTATTCAAAaaacatttgaacaaacttgaattctaTCATTTGCCTACTAGTGATTCCTGGGGaataagttgaaaatgtgaaaattttcacatttataGACTATCCAACTAAAAGC contains:
- the LOC125646161 gene encoding uncharacterized protein LOC125646161, coding for MSHEEDNLDLCDTPTGSDHMSTSSNHALTRSKTFHGSLDTDSSDVKHSKPLVSCSSVIDMEELVDYDEIIDELSSPVLHRKQIITNTDHDRNYNSDSDSKGYDNVIEISPEKNCNKCETLLQPGKSFLVKDTKEDVQTQETGTSRKRHSDYSDSSDDSAFDKCNLSKIFKLSPKVSKGKGSEVDVKRGRSSEEKYGHDNSGGEVCKQESSLPKEDQSKKTTIPREDLTLVKEMFPDIDEDRIHKIFSDLQKINEDGILERVIESILTTQNSSPSLKNNPSSQDIQAALGNPRPNLQRQESESSTASGHSEDLRPKCVRGIKWRKGSSASSNKGKALAKKSQQVLYPDSDVNMMDLGTCEFDDINVSHSQDDGIVPVIDKHPVSFSEVSSSQLKCDACGSSHDTVTISQCCDTHLVCKTCVERQVKRVISLDNQETQISCPANGCKTYIPESQASKVLPSLIMELLEEKLNKKAMESITKMEDLHSCPFCEFPVAVDHGLKKFLCPNPDCKTLSCRYCKKIWREIDHTSCTAFMTLSEESKEHLELPRYWHPIPEEQKDFILVELDRDGREFTLIKDQFLASMGHRVPISIRRVQNPRLWQKFSLARKHMSDDFGLNLINEQQLFHGTKVEAIEAICRDGLDWRMCGENGVAFGQGTYFAKNAIYSDKYSIPFSGQLGNPHQPSGFVFGTTGNAKFVNPNLTHYSLFGPTLQGAGSPLPIQSNSPSPTGSQNHFNALSGIGTQTSFGTVTFGTPFGTRGFSQTVCDSNASNRKISKLTSDIKQILQVKHSYMFVARVLVGRPGQGRPGMRKPPEDPADPKGRPFNSCVNYPDKPTIFVIFDSTQCYPEYLIEYVRLQ